The sequence GCTCATACGTTCCCCCTGTGGCGCAGAATAATGCTCAGGAAGAAAGGCACGCCGACCAGCGAGGTGACGATCCCGACGGGAATAATTACGCCGGGGATCAGATTCTTCGAGGCCACGGAAGCCAGCGAAAGCACCAGCGCGCCGATAAGCGCGCTGGCGGGGAGGTAGAAGCGGTGATCCTCGCCGAATATCATGCGGGCGATGTGCGGCGCCACCAGACCGATAAAACCGATCGGACCGACGAAGGCCACCGAGATGGCCGACAGAATGCTGATGCGCAGCAGGGTCGCCAGACGCAGACGCCGCACGTTAATCCCGAAGCTGACGGCGCGATCTTCCCCCAGCCGCAACGCGGTGAGTTTCCAGGCGCTCATCAGCGACAGCGGCATCACGGCCAGCAGCACCAGCAGCAAAATCCCCAGCTTTTCCCAGGATGCCCGCGCCAGACTGCCCATGGTCCAGAACACCAGCCCTTGCAGCGTGTCTTCGTTGGCGATGAATTGCAGCATGGAAACCAGCGCGTTAAAGGTAAACACCAGCGCAATGCCGAACAGCACCACGCCGGAGGTGGCCACCTGGGTCCAGCGCGTAATGCCGTCCAGCAGCAGCACGGCCAGCAGGGCAAAGAAAAAGGCGTTGGCGGAAATAAACCACTGCGCCGGTATGCCGGGAATCCCGATCCCCAGTACGATGGCGAGCGCCGCGCCGAACGCCGCGGCGGACGACACGCCGAGCGTAAACGGGCTGGCCAGCGGGTTATTGAGGATGGTTTGCATCTCCGCGCCCGCCAGACCGAGCGACAGCCCGACGATAATCGCCATCAGAGCATAAGGCAGACGAATCTCCCAGACGATCACCCGGGTGCCCGCGTCGGCCAGTTCGGGGTGGGTCAGCGTTTGCCATAACACCTCCAGCGTCAGCCCCGCGGGACCCATGGTGAAATCCAGCAGCAGCGAGCCGACGATCGCCGCAACCAGCAGCGCGATGGCGCTCATCCGGCGGCGCACAATATGCCGATAGCGGTGCGCGACATCATTTTCGGAACCTTGGTTTCCTAAAATGGGCTTTCCCGCTGCGTCTGACGCGCTGGTAATTTTGCGATGGGTTGTTACGCTCATAAAGGATTACTTAGCCGGTTTCCAGAAAAAGATAAACTCGCTGTCGGGCAAGCCGGTGAAATGGCGCACAACATAACGGTAGTTTGCATCCGGATCCAGCGTGGAAAACTGCTGCGGATAGATGGCTTTTGCCAGATATTCCATGCCGATGATATTGAACGGATTGTTATAAAACTGATGGTAGATGCCGTAGGTCTTTTTTTGCTGCACGGCCGGAATCTGGCTGACCCCGGTACGGTTTAACAATATGGCGGCCTGCGCATCAATGCTTTTCTCATCGGCGCCCAGGCCGAACGGCAGCGGATTCACGCTGCCGTTGGTTTTACCCCGTTTGGCGCCCGTCATGATGTAGGCGTCCGGTTTCATGCTGATAAGTTTTTCCAATGAAACGTAGCCGTTGGCGCCCGGCAGTAATTCAGAGCCGATATTACGCGCCCCGACGGCTTCCACCAGTCCGCCCCAGCCGTTGTGGGCATGGCTAAAGCAGCAGGAGTCCGAACGCCCGGCCCAGGCTTCGACAAACACGTTTGCCTTGACCGGCAACGATGCCGTCTGTTTCTGGATATCAGCCAGATGCCGGCGATAAAAGTCGGTATAGGCTTTGGCGTTCTCTTCCCTGTTCAACACTTTACCCAGCAGGTCAATGCTGGGGGCGGTATTCCGCACCGGGTTGACCTCATAGTCGACAAACACCAGCGGAATATTCAGAGCTTTCAGCTTGTTGATAATGCCGTTGTCCGCTAGCGATGGTTTGGCGCGCAGCTGCGCGATCATCAGATCCGGCCGTTTCGACAGCACGCTCTCCAGTTCAACCTCTCCCTTGTCGCCAAAGCCCATATCCAGGATTTCGGCGGCCTGCGGCCATTTTTGCGTCATCAGCGCCCAGGTGGCCGCATCCGATCTTTTCGGCAGGTTATTCCAGGCGACCAGGCGTTGAAACGGATTCTCCTTGTCGAGCAGGGCCAGTGCCATGATGTCGCGGCCATCCTGCAGCACGATGCGCTGCGGTTCCCGTTTGATTTCGATTTCCTGCCCGTCGATATCCGTAACGGTGAGCGGATATTGCGTGGCGAGGCCGGCAAAAGGAGCGGTTAGCGATGCGGTCAGCAAAAGACCAAATAGCGTTTTCTTGAGCATTGTCCTGATCCTGGTATTTTCCATTTTTGAAGAAAAATGATTTTAATAACTATTCTCATATATTTATAGAATTACTCTACGGATGGAAGCCCGCAACGGGCTGGAATAATTAAAAAAAGCATGCCAGCACTGGGCTGGCATGGCTTGTTACAGATTGTAGCGAAGGGTATCAGCGTTTTAGCGCATCGCTAAGGCTATCGCGGATCGTCGACAGAATGGATTTCACCACGCGCGGATTACCTGCAATCAGGTTGCCGGA comes from Brenneria nigrifluens DSM 30175 = ATCC 13028 and encodes:
- a CDS encoding FecCD family ABC transporter permease, whose product is MSVTTHRKITSASDAAGKPILGNQGSENDVAHRYRHIVRRRMSAIALLVAAIVGSLLLDFTMGPAGLTLEVLWQTLTHPELADAGTRVIVWEIRLPYALMAIIVGLSLGLAGAEMQTILNNPLASPFTLGVSSAAAFGAALAIVLGIGIPGIPAQWFISANAFFFALLAVLLLDGITRWTQVATSGVVLFGIALVFTFNALVSMLQFIANEDTLQGLVFWTMGSLARASWEKLGILLLVLLAVMPLSLMSAWKLTALRLGEDRAVSFGINVRRLRLATLLRISILSAISVAFVGPIGFIGLVAPHIARMIFGEDHRFYLPASALIGALVLSLASVASKNLIPGVIIPVGIVTSLVGVPFFLSIILRHRGNV
- a CDS encoding ABC transporter substrate-binding protein, with the protein product MLKKTLFGLLLTASLTAPFAGLATQYPLTVTDIDGQEIEIKREPQRIVLQDGRDIMALALLDKENPFQRLVAWNNLPKRSDAATWALMTQKWPQAAEILDMGFGDKGEVELESVLSKRPDLMIAQLRAKPSLADNGIINKLKALNIPLVFVDYEVNPVRNTAPSIDLLGKVLNREENAKAYTDFYRRHLADIQKQTASLPVKANVFVEAWAGRSDSCCFSHAHNGWGGLVEAVGARNIGSELLPGANGYVSLEKLISMKPDAYIMTGAKRGKTNGSVNPLPFGLGADEKSIDAQAAILLNRTGVSQIPAVQQKKTYGIYHQFYNNPFNIIGMEYLAKAIYPQQFSTLDPDANYRYVVRHFTGLPDSEFIFFWKPAK